The Diachasmimorpha longicaudata isolate KC_UGA_2023 chromosome 2, iyDiaLong2, whole genome shotgun sequence genome segment TCATTGAAATATGCAAAGAAATTAGTTTTGGATTATaagtttttaattacaaaatcaattcaattttcataaattcatgTCAATCTCAACCTAGAAAAATGCTCAtaaaaaccttttttgtatCATCAAATCTCAGCTTTCGAAAAATTGCGTAAACCACCAACAATTTAAATACCAAACACAGCCAGTCTCCACGCATAATTACCCATTTCGAAATGTCCCCTACAGTGCACCCAGCACCTTGACAAACGATCACTCTGATTAACAATTTCTATTCCACGGTATGCAGGGCACCTCGCGCAAGACCAAGGTCGTGGACTGGGTGGATCCAGAACGACTCCCCTCCACGATAGATCTCCACCTACAAAAATTTGGTATCAGCCACGATCAATTATTGAACTTGGCACGCGGAGTAGTCAAGTATAGCGTTAAAACGGGCAATCCCAAATTCGTCAATCAGTTGTTCTCCAGTGTTGATCCTTACGGTCTCGCTGGGCAGTGGTTGACAGATGCATTGAACCCATCAGTATACACTTACGAGGTATCTCCAGTGTTTTCCGTGATGGAAAACGAGGTCCTAAAGGAAATGCGGAAAATTGTAGGGTGGGCAGATGGGAAAGGAGACGGGATATTCTGCCCTGGAGGCTCAATGGCGAACGGCTACGCCATCAACTTAGCTCGACACCACAAATATCCGAGATTGAAGGAAACGGGACTCTCCGGATCACAAAGATTAGTCATTTTCACGTCTGAAGATGCTCACTACTCTATAAAGAAACTCGCAGCTTTCCTGGGGATCGGAACAAACAACGTCCATGAGGTGAAGGTTGACGAGAGGGGGAGAATGTGCACTGAAGATCTCGAGGTCAAAGTGAAGACGTGTCTGGAGGAGGGTGGGACACCTCTCATGGTGTCAGCTACTTCAGGAACAACGGTTCTTGGGAGTTACGATCCCCTCAGGCGGATTCATGACGTTTGTGAGAAGTACGACATGTGGATGCATGTGGACGCTGCATGGGGAGGAGGCGCCCTGATGTCGTCCAAGTACAGAAGATTTCTTGAAGGAATTGATCTGGCTGATTCCATCACGTGGAATCCTCACAAGCTCCTGGCAGCACCTCAACAATGCTCCACATTGCTGACGAGACATGAGAATCTCTTACAATCAGCTCACAGCTCCTGTGCGACGTATCTCTTCCAGAAGGACAAGTTCTATGATACATCATATGATTCCGGAGACAAGCATGTTCAGTGTGGAAGAAGGGCGGATGTTCTCAAGTTCTGGTTTATGTGGAAGGCGAAGGGAACTAATGGATTTGAGATGCATGTGGACAAGGTCTTTCATTTGTCGAGATTCTTCGTGGGATTGATTAGGGGTAGGGCGGGCTGGAGGCTTCTGCAGGAGCCTCAGTGCACCAACGTCTGCTTCTGGTATATACCGAAGTCTAAAAGGGGGTTGAAAGGAGAGGAATTGGATCGTGAACTGCACAGAATTGCACCGATTATTAAAGAGCGAATGGTGAAGAAGGGGTCTATGCTGGTGACTTATCAGCCACTCCATGGATTGCCGAATTTCTTCAGGCTGGTACTGCAAAGCTCGGGTCTTACCGAAGGAGATATGAGATATTTTGTGGAAGAATTCGAAACCCTCGCGGAGGACCTGTAGTAGGAGAATAAATCATTTGCGATGGAGCAGTGGCTCTCTCAATTATTCACTAAGAATTCGTTGTACAGTTGTAGATAATGAAAGTATATACTAACATAATTCCAAaagaattttgtaaattagtATTAACGAATACAGGTATTAAATAATATGTACAGCACGAATTATTCATCGAAATTAATCAACGTTTCTTTATTGTATGTATCcgttaatattaaaattttattgttctcTTTATTCACAGTTAGATTCCATCGAGTTATGATACAATGGTATATACAAATAAACGGGACTCGAAATCTTCAACATTCGCAAGCGTAGAATATTCGAAATACGATAAACTAAATTAACATTAATGTCACAAACAAGTAGATggcaaatgattttaataGCGAAGGGATAAATTCGTAATCTCATAACACATCTGCATACTCGACTAAATTTTCATCGAGATACAAACAATTTCTATCCATCCACTTCACTCCGATTAAATTCTGAAACAATAATCTTCGAAATCCCTTAGCTGTACTCCTTCAGGAACTTTATGTGAAAATCTTTTATACTGTTGAGCATTGTCTTAATTTTGTCGACCTGTGGTAAAATAGTTGTCCTGAAGTGA includes the following:
- the LOC135173171 gene encoding cysteine sulfinic acid decarboxylase: MPANKDAYCDTLGRASIEDIDAMSTGLSRSFDKGLSGDYHKGVMECGLKEYVNEELAGQFESTPTRSKHEQFLRDFFEIVLQDAVFDGTSRKTKVVDWVDPERLPSTIDLHLQKFGISHDQLLNLARGVVKYSVKTGNPKFVNQLFSSVDPYGLAGQWLTDALNPSVYTYEVSPVFSVMENEVLKEMRKIVGWADGKGDGIFCPGGSMANGYAINLARHHKYPRLKETGLSGSQRLVIFTSEDAHYSIKKLAAFLGIGTNNVHEVKVDERGRMCTEDLEVKVKTCLEEGGTPLMVSATSGTTVLGSYDPLRRIHDVCEKYDMWMHVDAAWGGGALMSSKYRRFLEGIDLADSITWNPHKLLAAPQQCSTLLTRHENLLQSAHSSCATYLFQKDKFYDTSYDSGDKHVQCGRRADVLKFWFMWKAKGTNGFEMHVDKVFHLSRFFVGLIRGRAGWRLLQEPQCTNVCFWYIPKSKRGLKGEELDRELHRIAPIIKERMVKKGSMLVTYQPLHGLPNFFRLVLQSSGLTEGDMRYFVEEFETLAEDL